From Brassica oleracea var. oleracea cultivar TO1000 chromosome C3, BOL, whole genome shotgun sequence, a single genomic window includes:
- the LOC106330022 gene encoding uncharacterized protein LOC106330022 — protein MEKREPSLVPEWLRSSGNGSGVGNKSHIQSSSARSGDPDAVKISSSDLSLAVQSLSVGDSGITAGEGWASAPAEVPNDIKKSGSDSDITSNTLTGQTRNMAEALLQPPRTGAFPQGYSMIKRLEDQALKLIPVVPSAPKGSVSMTKPMVRSGAVGLASFRNTHKHSSMLLGNIHSNYGKPDSKLVILNPAGKESGGPSRITNSVAAGFQMIAAPSAPFITSVAQTQSRNAFYSALKKKTSTNISTSSCIFPSVEEKSDISKELVASNPSSVHAAERDGGFEPADLPDEEEAEFLKSLGWDENNTEVEALTDEEIRAFYEQHKKLKPSLMKKLPIIKEATEDATLSS, from the exons GAGACCCAGACGCTGTAAAAATCTCATCTTCTGATCTAAGTCTTGCTGTTCAGAGCTTGTCTGTTGGTGACTCAGGCATTACTGCTGGGGAAGGTTGGGCATCGGCTCCGGCGGAGGTTCCCAATGATATTAAGAAAAGTGGTTCTGACTCTGATATTACTTCGAATACCTTAACGGGACAGACTCGTAACATGGCTGAAGCATTGCTGCAGCCTCCTAGAACTGGTGCATTTCCTCAG GGATATTCAATGATAAAAAGACTTGAGGACCAAGCTCTTAAGCTAATACCGGTTGTGCCTTCTGCACCAAAGGGCTCA GTTTCCATGACCAAACCAATGGTTCGAAGTGGTGCAGTTGGTCTTGCTTCTTTTAGAAATACCCACAAGCATTCCTCGATGCTGCTAGGCAATATTCATTCTAATTATGGTAAGCCTGATAGTAAGCTGGTAATTCTCAACCCTGCGGGCAAAGAATCTGGAGGTCCAAGTCGTATAACCAACAGCGTGGCAGCTGGTTTCCAGATGATCGCTGCTCCATCTGCGCCATTCATTACTTCTGTGGCTCAAACGCAGAGCAGGAATGCGTTTTACAGTGCTTTGAAGAAGAAGACATCTACAAACATCTCAACTAGCTCTTGCATCTTCCCTTCTGTCGAGGAAAAATCAGACATCTCTAAGGAGCTTGTAGCTAGTAACCCTTCAAGTGTGCATGCTGCAGAAAGAGATGGTGGTTTTGAACCGGCAGACCTTCCAGATGAAGAAGAGGCTGAGTTCCTTAAATCCCTTGGGTGGGACGAAAACAATACTGAGGTAGAAGCCCTTACAGACGAGGAGATCAGAGCTTTCTATGAACAG CACAAGAAGTTGAAGCCATCACTGATGAAAAAGCTGCCTATCATTAAAGAGGCAACTGAGGACGCAACTCTCAGCTCGTGA
- the LOC106330023 gene encoding glutathione S-transferase T3-like: MNPLNQHSQSSGYMGLLQRQQSGALHQNSPYESFHSEASDFPQFSSQQGEAPTPPSDTPVERGKRHRWSPADDELLISAWLNTSKDTIVSNNQKAGTFWERVGDYFLAALLSRDGRQSSEHLHYKQRWHKINEQTNKFCGAYAAAERQLRSGMNDNDVLKVAHDIFYSDHQTKFTLEHAWGVLRHEQKWLSLNTTKASASSKRKPVETDSQTSTINVGDEEVRPEGVKAAKAKRSNAKGKSVADITTVWEMRKDDLDRKEKLSKLAILDTLLAKTQPLTAAEEEAKNKLLAQYI, from the coding sequence ATGAATCCATTGAATCAGCATAGTCAGTCCTCTGGCTATATGGGTCTTCTTCAACGTCAACAGAGCGGTGCTCTGCATCAAAACTCTCCTTATGAGAGTTTTCATTCCGAAGCTTCTGACTTCCCTCAATTCAGTTCTCAACAAGGCGAGGCTCCAACTCCTCCTTCTGATACACCCGTGGAGCGTGGGAAGAGACACAGATGGAGTCCAGCGGATGACGAACTTCTAATCAGTGCCTGGTTAAATACGTCTAAGGATACAATTGTGTCAAATAACCAAAAGGCTGGGACGTTCTGGGAGCGAGTAGGAGATTATTTCTTAGCAGCACTACTTAGTAGAGATGGTCGTCAGAGTAGTGAACATCTCCACTATAAACAGAGGTGGCACAAGATCAATGAGCAAACTAACAAGTTCTGTGGTGCATATGCGGCTGCGGAGAGGCAACTAAGAAGTGGTATGAATGATAACGATGTTCTTAAGGTGGCGCATGACATCTTCTATTCTGATCACCAAACGAAATTTACACTTGAGCATGCTTGGGGTGTGTTGAGGCATGAACAGAAATGGCTTAGCCTCAACACCACTAAAGCTTCTGCAAGTTCAAAGAGGAAACCCGTTGAAACAGACTCCCAAACTTCCACAATCAATGTTGGTGATGAAGAGGTACGACCAGAAGGGGTAAAGGCAGCAAAAGCGAAGAGAAGTAATGCAAAGGGGAAGTCTGTTGCTGATATAACCACGGTCTGGGAGATGAGAAAGGACGATTTGGACAGGAAAGAGAAACTGTCAAAGCTTGCAATCTTAGACACTCTCCTTGCGAAAACCCAACCACTAACTGCGGCTGAAGAAGAAGCCAAGAACAAGCTGCTCGCGCAATATATCTAG
- the LOC106330024 gene encoding uncharacterized protein LOC106330024, giving the protein MEKREPSLVPEWLRSSGNGSGVGNKSHIQSSSARSGDPDAVKISSSDLSLAVQSLSVGDSGITAGEGWASAPAEVPNDIKKSGSDSDITSNTLTGQTRNMAEALLQPPRTGAFPQGYSMIKRLEDQALKLIPVVPSAPKGSVSMTKPMVRSGAVGLASFRNTHKHSSMLLGNIHSNYGKPDSKLVILNPAGKESGGPSRITNSVAAGFQMIAAPSAPFITSVAQTQSRNAFYSALKKKTSTNISTSSCIFPSVEEKSDISKELVASNPSSVHAAERDGGFEPADLPDEEEAEFLKSLGWDENNTEVEALTDEEIRAFYEQHKKLKPSLMKKLPIIKEATEDATPSS; this is encoded by the exons ATGGAGAAACGTGAACCCTCTTTGGTACCTGAATGGTTGAGAAGTTCAGGGAATGGTTCTGGTGTTGGGAATAAAAGTCATATTCAGTCATCTTCTGCTCGCTCAG GAGACCCAGACGCTGTAAAAATCTCATCTTCTGATCTAAGTCTTGCTGTTCAGAGCTTGTCTGTTGGTGACTCAGGCATTACTGCTGGGGAAGGTTGGGCATCGGCTCCGGCGGAGGTTCCCAATGATATTAAGAAAAGTGGTTCTGACTCTGATATTACTTCGAATACCTTAACGGGACAGACTCGTAACATGGCTGAAGCATTGCTGCAGCCTCCTAGAACTGGTGCATTTCCTCAG GGATATTCAATGATAAAAAGACTTGAGGACCAAGCTCTTAAGCTAATACCGGTTGTGCCTTCTGCACCAAAGGGCTCA GTTTCCATGACCAAACCAATGGTTCGAAGTGGTGCAGTTGGTCTTGCTTCTTTTAGAAATACCCACAAGCATTCCTCGATGCTGCTAGGCAATATTCATTCTAATTATGGTAAGCCTGATAGTAAGCTGGTAATTCTCAACCCTGCGGGCAAAGAATCTGGAGGTCCAAGTCGTATAACCAACAGCGTGGCAGCTGGTTTCCAGATGATCGCTGCTCCATCTGCGCCATTCATTACTTCTGTGGCTCAAACGCAGAGCAGGAATGCGTTTTACAGTGCTTTGAAGAAGAAGACATCTACAAACATCTCAACTAGCTCTTGCATCTTCCCTTCTGTCGAGGAAAAATCAGACATCTCTAAGGAGCTTGTAGCTAGTAACCCTTCAAGTGTGCATGCTGCAGAAAGAGATGGTGGTTTTGAACCGGCAGACCTTCCAGATGAAGAAGAGGCTGAGTTCCTTAAATCCCTTGGGTGGGACGAAAACAATACTGAGGTAGAAGCCCTTACAGACGAGGAGATCAGAGCTTTCTATGAACAG CACAAGAAGTTGAAGCCATCACTGATGAAAAAGCTGCCTATCATTAAAGAGGCAACTGAGGACGCAACTCCCAGCTCGTGA
- the LOC106332221 gene encoding ran-binding protein 9-like isoform X1, translated as MNSSHFIHKFRHSSNREDMANEEEEESPTELNTINSSGGFLIVSPDKVSLKYTGAGQHGHDVGVVQANKPAPFKRHAYYFEMYVKDAGVKGRVAIGFTTDNFKTGRHPGWELNTCGYHGEDGLIYLGKRQGEAFGPAYTTGDTVGAGINYDSQEFFFTVNGTLVGTVSKYIKGPLFPTVAVHSQNEEVTVNFGLEKFAFDFKGYEVSERNKQQIAIEKTSIPPNMNYRLVKNYLLHFGYEETFQAFNLATKSTVPPIYFAQEDGVEVQDTAYALNERKILRQLIGKGEIDAALAKLRDCYPQLVQDDKSEVCFLLRCQKFIELVRIGALEVAVKYGRVELASSLV; from the exons ATGAACTCCTCCCACTTCATTCACAAATTTCGCCACTCTTCTAACCGAGAAGACATGGCCAACGAGGAAGAAGAAGAATCACCCACGGAGCTAAACACGATCAACAGCTCCGGCGGTTTCCTAATCGTCTCTCCCGATAAAGTCTCCCTCAAGTACACCGGCGCTGGCCAGCACGGTCACGACGTCGGCGTCGTTCAAGCGAATAAGCCTGCTCCCTTCAAGCGTCACGCTTACTACTTCGAGATGTACGTCAAAGATGCTGGCGTTAAAGGAAGGGTTGCGATTGGTTTCACTACTGATAACTTCAAAACCGGAAGGCATCCTGG ATGGGAACTCAACACTTGTGGGTATCATGGTGAAGATGGACTTATTTATCTTGGGAAAAGACAAGGTGAAGCATTTGGTCCGGCGTATACAACCGGTGATACGGTTGGTGCCGGTATAAACTATGATTCTCAGGAGTTCTTTTTCAC TGTAAATGGAACTCTGGTAGGGACTGTCTCCAAGTACATCAAGGGTCCTCTGTTTCCTACTGTCGCCGTACATAGCCAAAACGAGGA GGTTACTGTTAACTTTGGGCTGGAGAAGTTTGCTTTTGATTTTAAG GGGTATGAGGTATCGGAGAGGAATAAGCAACAAATAGCCATTGAAAAGACATCCATACCACCGAACATGAATTATAG GCTAGTAAAAAATTACTTGCTTCATTTTGGGTATGAAGAGACTTTTCAAGCTTTCAACCTAGCTACTAAAAGTACAGTTCCTCCTATCTACTTTGCTCAAGAAGACGGTGTTGAGGTGCAAGATACAGCATATGCACTGAATGAGAGGAAGATCCTTAGACAG CTTATAGGGAAGGGTGAGATTGATGCTGCTCTTGCTAAACTCAGGGATTGCTATCCCCAACTTGTACAG GATGATAAATCAGAAGTTTGCTTCCTCCTTCGCTGTCAAAAGTTCATTGAGTTAGTACGG ATTGGAGCATTGGAAGTAGCTGTGAAATATGGAAGAGTGGAGTTAGCCAGTTCATTGGTTTAA
- the LOC106332221 gene encoding ran-binding protein 9-like isoform X2, giving the protein MNSSHFIHKFRHSSNREDMANEEEEESPTELNTINSSGGFLIVSPDKVSLKYTGAGQHGHDVGVVQANKPAPFKRHAYYFEMYVKDAGVKGRVAIGFTTDNFKTGRHPGWELNTCGYHGEDGLIYLGKRQGEAFGPAYTTGDTVGAGINYDSQEFFFTVNGTLVGTVSKYIKGPLFPTVAVHSQNEEVTVNFGLEKFAFDFKGYEVSERNKQQIAIEKTSIPPNMNYRLVKNYLLHFGYEETFQAFNLATKSTVPPIYFAQEDGVEVQDTAYALNERKILRQGRVRLMLLLLNSGIAIPNLYRMINQKFASSFAVKSSLS; this is encoded by the exons ATGAACTCCTCCCACTTCATTCACAAATTTCGCCACTCTTCTAACCGAGAAGACATGGCCAACGAGGAAGAAGAAGAATCACCCACGGAGCTAAACACGATCAACAGCTCCGGCGGTTTCCTAATCGTCTCTCCCGATAAAGTCTCCCTCAAGTACACCGGCGCTGGCCAGCACGGTCACGACGTCGGCGTCGTTCAAGCGAATAAGCCTGCTCCCTTCAAGCGTCACGCTTACTACTTCGAGATGTACGTCAAAGATGCTGGCGTTAAAGGAAGGGTTGCGATTGGTTTCACTACTGATAACTTCAAAACCGGAAGGCATCCTGG ATGGGAACTCAACACTTGTGGGTATCATGGTGAAGATGGACTTATTTATCTTGGGAAAAGACAAGGTGAAGCATTTGGTCCGGCGTATACAACCGGTGATACGGTTGGTGCCGGTATAAACTATGATTCTCAGGAGTTCTTTTTCAC TGTAAATGGAACTCTGGTAGGGACTGTCTCCAAGTACATCAAGGGTCCTCTGTTTCCTACTGTCGCCGTACATAGCCAAAACGAGGA GGTTACTGTTAACTTTGGGCTGGAGAAGTTTGCTTTTGATTTTAAG GGGTATGAGGTATCGGAGAGGAATAAGCAACAAATAGCCATTGAAAAGACATCCATACCACCGAACATGAATTATAG GCTAGTAAAAAATTACTTGCTTCATTTTGGGTATGAAGAGACTTTTCAAGCTTTCAACCTAGCTACTAAAAGTACAGTTCCTCCTATCTACTTTGCTCAAGAAGACGGTGTTGAGGTGCAAGATACAGCATATGCACTGAATGAGAGGAAGATCCTTAGACAG GGAAGGGTGAGATTGATGCTGCTCTTGCTAAACTCAGGGATTGCTATCCCCAACTTGTACAG GATGATAAATCAGAAGTTTGCTTCCTCCTTCGCTGTCAAAAGTTCATTGAGTTAG
- the LOC106331589 gene encoding transcription repressor MYB6: MGRSPCCEKAHTNKGAWTKEEDQRLIDYIRIHGEGSWRSLPKSAGLLRCGKSCRLRWINYLRPDLKRGNFSDEEDKVIIKLHSLLGNKWSLIAGRLPGRTDNEIKNYWNTHIKRKLRSHGIDPQTHRPIKGSIAVIHSKTVPSQLSTVVTVSPQNGAVDNSFTIRPKTDISSDNVASTSGTTTDEDIRQNGDCYYNDNSGDRELNLDLTLGSGSTSLVRSGGRSGNGSSADSKPWWDPVTAARLSLL, from the exons ATGGGAAGATCTCCTTGTTGCGAGAAAGCCCACACAAACAAAGGAGCTTGGACCAAAGAAGAAGACCAACGTCTCATCGACTACATCCGTATTCACGGCGAAGGTAGCTGGCGTTCACTTCCCAAATCCGCAG GATTGTTACGGTGTGGTAAAAGTTGTAGATTGAGATGGATTAATTACCTTCGTCCTGATCTCAAACGTGGCAATTTTTCTGATGAAGAAGACAAAGTTATCATCAAACTCCATAGCTTACTCGGCAACAA ATGGTCATTGATCGCGGGAAGATTACCAGGAAGAACAGACAATGAGATTAAAAATTATTGGAATACTCATATTAAGAGGAAGCTTCGTAGCCATGGAATCGACCCGCAAACTCATCGTCCGATCAAAGGTTCCATCGCCGTGATTCATTCCAAAACGGTGCCGTCTCAGTTATCAACCGTCGTTACTGTTTCACCTCAGAACGGCGCCGTTGACAACTCTTTTACCATCAGACCGAAGACGGATATTTCCTCCGATAACGTAGCATCCACAAGCGGCACGACGACTGATGAGGATATCCGGCAGAACGGTGATTGTTATTACAATGATAATTCAGGAGACAGAGAGTTGAATCTGGACTTAACTCTTGGGTCCGGGTCAACCTCTTTAGTCAGGTCGGGTGGGAGAAGTGGAAACGGATCATCAGCAGATTCAAAGCCGTGGTGGGATCCAGTGACGGCGGCGCGTTTGTCACTGTTGTGA